Proteins co-encoded in one Ralstonia sp. RRA genomic window:
- the glnE gene encoding bifunctional [glutamate--ammonia ligase]-adenylyl-L-tyrosine phosphorylase/[glutamate--ammonia-ligase] adenylyltransferase, giving the protein MTDSTLSAQPFLQAPARAPEPPHVALPYAQAYSRYVQRLAQAREGWAERVQTAAARPVDAAWLSARFTELFDATAVETEPALKRALRLLRNEVFATLIERDLSGAATLDEVTGSMTDLAEFAVRASISVIGQELQALHGQPIGQSSGEVQELVVVGMGKLGGRELNVSSDIDLIFLYDDDGDTQGGPRPLSNHEYFTKLGRRLINALADVTEDGYVFRVDMRLRPNGDAGPLACSLGMLEEYFVVQGREWERYAWIKGRVITDPTSPHAARVIQQLDRVTGPFVFRRYLDYGVIAAIRALHAQIRAEAAKRSNGANRQPGEVDGQVHARSPNIKLGRGGIREIEFVAQVFQLIRGGQDFGLRVRPTLEVLRAAAERGLIDDDVVARLTEAYRFLRQLEHRLQYVEDAQTHNLPGAPEDQLRVARMMGFDDYAALIAKLEAYQDEVAQQFEQTFSDKQDSQPPCASIWHADLLDDERTEAARAQLADLGYADADSVLERLRATRNSPRYRALTEVSRQRFDLLINRALDHAARQTDADVTIARFLNFFDAISRRSSYLSLLCEYPQALERVAHTLHASRWAADYLTRHPQLLDELLDVEALSADPDWPAFRERVRERLRAAEDHVEMQMDILRQEHHAETFRILLQDLQGMLSVEHISDRLSDLADAMLDLTLETVWKQVSTRHCEVPRFAVVAYGRLGGKELGYASDLDIIFLYDDDHERAPEVYASFARKLITWLTSHTAAGTLFDVDTRLRPNGAAGLMVTHFEAFRRYQMREGDNAAWVWEHQALTRARFCAGDAEIGARFEALRTAVLRQAREAGPLRDEIVAMRERVLEGHANPTELFDLKHDRGGMVDIEFTVQFLVLLHSAAHAELTRNKGNIALLHMAGELGLIDAARAAQVADAYRDFRARQHKLRLDGQAAARVPAGTCAHEAAHVRALWEQVFGAVPASSSSHAG; this is encoded by the coding sequence ATGACCGATTCCACCTTGTCTGCCCAGCCGTTCCTGCAAGCCCCGGCCCGTGCGCCGGAACCCCCTCATGTTGCGTTGCCGTATGCGCAGGCCTATTCCCGCTATGTCCAACGCCTGGCACAGGCGCGCGAAGGTTGGGCTGAGCGTGTGCAGACTGCCGCCGCCCGCCCCGTCGACGCTGCCTGGCTGTCGGCGCGCTTTACCGAGCTGTTCGACGCCACGGCCGTGGAGACCGAGCCCGCGCTCAAGCGCGCACTGCGCCTGCTGCGCAACGAAGTGTTCGCCACGCTCATCGAGCGCGATCTGTCCGGCGCCGCTACGCTCGATGAAGTGACCGGCAGCATGACGGATCTGGCCGAGTTTGCCGTGCGTGCGTCCATCTCCGTGATCGGCCAGGAGCTGCAGGCGCTGCACGGCCAGCCGATCGGGCAATCCTCGGGCGAGGTGCAGGAGCTGGTGGTGGTCGGCATGGGCAAGCTTGGTGGGCGCGAGTTGAACGTCTCGTCCGACATCGACCTGATCTTTCTGTACGACGACGATGGCGACACGCAAGGCGGCCCACGTCCGCTGTCCAACCACGAGTACTTCACGAAGCTGGGCCGGCGTCTGATCAACGCACTGGCCGACGTGACCGAAGACGGCTACGTCTTCCGCGTCGACATGCGACTGCGCCCGAACGGCGATGCCGGTCCGCTGGCCTGCAGCCTGGGCATGCTGGAGGAATACTTTGTCGTGCAGGGCCGCGAGTGGGAGCGCTACGCCTGGATCAAGGGTCGCGTCATTACCGACCCGACCAGCCCGCACGCGGCGCGCGTGATCCAGCAGCTTGATCGGGTGACCGGGCCGTTCGTGTTCCGGCGCTACCTGGACTACGGCGTGATCGCCGCCATCCGCGCGCTGCATGCGCAGATCCGTGCGGAGGCGGCCAAGCGCAGCAATGGCGCCAACCGACAGCCCGGCGAAGTTGACGGCCAGGTGCACGCGCGCTCGCCGAACATCAAGCTGGGGCGCGGCGGTATCCGCGAGATCGAGTTCGTTGCGCAGGTGTTCCAGCTGATTCGTGGCGGGCAGGATTTTGGACTGCGTGTGCGGCCCACACTGGAGGTGCTGCGCGCCGCCGCCGAGCGCGGCCTGATCGACGACGACGTGGTTGCCCGCCTGACCGAGGCCTACCGCTTCCTGCGCCAGCTTGAACACCGCCTGCAATACGTGGAAGACGCGCAGACGCACAACCTGCCGGGGGCACCGGAAGACCAACTGCGTGTGGCCCGCATGATGGGCTTTGACGATTACGCCGCACTGATTGCCAAGCTGGAGGCCTATCAGGACGAAGTGGCGCAGCAGTTCGAGCAGACCTTCTCTGACAAGCAGGACAGCCAACCGCCGTGCGCCTCCATCTGGCACGCCGATCTGCTTGACGACGAGCGCACCGAAGCCGCTCGCGCGCAGCTTGCCGACCTGGGCTACGCCGACGCCGACAGCGTGCTCGAACGCCTGCGTGCGACGCGCAACTCGCCGCGTTACCGTGCGCTGACCGAGGTGAGCCGCCAGCGTTTCGACCTGCTGATCAACCGCGCGCTAGACCACGCTGCGCGACAGACGGATGCCGACGTCACCATCGCGCGCTTCCTGAACTTTTTTGATGCGATCAGCCGGCGCTCGTCGTATCTCTCGCTGCTGTGCGAATACCCACAGGCGCTGGAGCGCGTGGCCCACACGCTGCATGCCTCGCGCTGGGCGGCGGACTATCTGACGCGCCATCCGCAACTGCTCGACGAACTGCTCGACGTTGAGGCGCTGTCGGCCGACCCGGACTGGCCCGCTTTCCGCGAGCGCGTGCGCGAGCGGCTGCGCGCCGCCGAAGACCACGTCGAAATGCAGATGGACATCCTGCGCCAGGAACACCATGCGGAGACCTTCCGCATCCTGTTGCAGGACCTGCAAGGCATGCTCAGCGTTGAGCACATCAGCGACCGGCTCTCCGACCTGGCCGACGCCATGCTGGACCTGACGCTGGAGACCGTGTGGAAGCAGGTGTCCACGCGCCATTGCGAGGTGCCGCGCTTTGCCGTGGTGGCCTATGGGCGCCTGGGCGGCAAGGAGCTTGGCTACGCATCGGACCTCGACATCATCTTTCTCTACGACGACGACCATGAGCGTGCGCCCGAGGTGTACGCGTCGTTCGCGCGCAAGCTCATCACCTGGCTGACCAGCCATACCGCCGCCGGCACGCTGTTTGATGTGGACACGCGCCTGCGCCCGAACGGCGCGGCCGGCCTGATGGTGACGCACTTCGAAGCCTTCCGCCGTTACCAGATGCGCGAGGGTGACAACGCCGCGTGGGTGTGGGAACACCAGGCGCTCACACGCGCGCGCTTCTGTGCGGGCGATGCGGAGATCGGCGCGCGCTTTGAAGCGCTACGCACCGCCGTGCTGCGGCAGGCGCGCGAGGCTGGTCCGCTGCGCGACGAGATCGTGGCGATGCGTGAGCGTGTGCTGGAAGGCCACGCCAATCCCACGGAACTGTTCGACCTCAAGCACGACCGCGGCGGCATGGTCGATATTGAATTCACCGTGCAGTTTCTGGTGCTGCTGCATAGTGCCGCGCATGCTGAACTCACTCGCAACAAGGGCAACATCGCGCTGCTGCACATGGCGGGCGAGCTGGGGTTGATCGATGCTGCGCGGGCGGCGCAGGTGGCCGATGCCTACCGTGATTTCCGTGCACGCCAGCACAAGCTGCGGCTGGATGGGCAAGCCGCCGCGCGCGTCCCGGCGGGTACCTGCGCGCACGAGGCCGCCCACGTGCGGGCGTTGTGGGAGCAGGTGTTCGGCGCCGTGCCCGCGTCGTCCAGCTCGCACGCCGGATGA
- the mprA gene encoding MprA protease, GlyGly-CTERM protein-sorting domain-containing form — MKAIVPGGVVRALIALGLVSYHAVPALAVGKVAAPAPQLQWVTQLIVKERSSGLKTQSVAAGDTVARADVATVQRWSVAAQLPVTYKRAMSGGAHVVTLPNAMSVAEAQTVAQRMEASGQFEYVSPDRIMRPAAVPSDPQFASQWNLWPSTVVANGPSTPAAGGANVTTAWDSTKGASSVYVAVIDTGLLTNHEDLAGANIRPGYDFISNDAYHSTPDPVSHNTVPLGFVENDPLDTPAGRDPNPSDPGDWVTSSETTLYPSYCGTAGSHSDSSWHGTFVTGQIVAQHNSVGIAGIAPNVTIQMARALGKCGGTTSDIMDALAWVTGESGVPGASGVALPVNAPMAQVVNMSLGGAGACSRAEQATITAARARGATIVVATGNDGAPTIGSPANCSGVVAVTAHTIGGDNANYANVGTGTTLSAPGGGSGTVIAGSGIKIRSISNASLTTPGTDTNTYKSEMGTSMATPHVAGVAALLLAYKPTLSVNDIKAILTQSARPFPAGTYCAQNVGACGAGMLDAGAAIALAVGNPTASVSSSASTIVANNPVTLTATVGAGFGNTLSSVQWAQTAGTSTNVTTAGPDGNGNYTATFTPSSAGTYTFTVTVTNNAGGTITTSASVTVTAPPTTTPGTGTGGTLPFSGGTSGTGPLNQSSGGGGALPLWLAGLLLAGGVFGFGRGRRSSRTQ, encoded by the coding sequence ATGAAGGCGATTGTCCCCGGGGGGGTGGTCCGTGCGCTGATCGCGCTCGGACTGGTTTCGTATCACGCTGTTCCGGCGCTGGCGGTGGGCAAAGTCGCCGCACCTGCGCCGCAGTTGCAATGGGTAACGCAACTGATCGTGAAAGAGAGAAGCAGCGGGCTGAAGACGCAATCGGTTGCGGCAGGCGACACGGTTGCCCGCGCAGACGTTGCGACAGTGCAACGCTGGTCGGTCGCCGCACAACTGCCCGTGACCTACAAACGCGCCATGTCGGGCGGTGCGCATGTGGTGACGCTGCCCAACGCCATGTCGGTCGCAGAGGCCCAGACGGTCGCCCAGCGCATGGAGGCCAGCGGCCAATTCGAATATGTTTCGCCTGACCGCATCATGCGGCCGGCCGCCGTGCCCAGCGACCCGCAATTCGCCAGCCAGTGGAACCTGTGGCCGAGTACCGTAGTTGCCAACGGCCCATCGACCCCGGCCGCCGGCGGAGCCAATGTCACCACCGCGTGGGATTCGACCAAGGGCGCAAGCTCGGTCTACGTGGCCGTCATCGACACGGGCCTGCTGACCAACCATGAGGATCTGGCGGGTGCCAACATTCGCCCGGGCTACGACTTCATCAGCAACGACGCCTACCACTCCACGCCCGACCCAGTGAGCCACAACACGGTGCCGCTGGGCTTTGTGGAGAACGATCCACTCGACACGCCGGCGGGTCGCGATCCCAATCCGTCAGACCCTGGCGACTGGGTGACCTCGTCAGAGACAACGCTTTACCCCAGCTACTGCGGCACCGCAGGGAGTCATAGCGACAGCAGCTGGCACGGCACCTTCGTGACCGGCCAGATCGTCGCGCAACACAACTCGGTGGGCATTGCCGGCATCGCACCCAATGTGACCATCCAGATGGCGCGGGCGCTTGGCAAGTGCGGCGGCACCACGTCGGACATCATGGACGCACTGGCCTGGGTAACGGGCGAGAGTGGCGTACCTGGTGCCAGCGGTGTTGCGCTGCCGGTCAACGCGCCGATGGCGCAGGTGGTCAACATGAGCCTGGGTGGTGCGGGGGCTTGCTCCAGGGCCGAACAAGCAACCATTACCGCAGCAAGAGCGCGTGGCGCAACCATCGTGGTGGCAACCGGGAACGACGGTGCTCCGACCATCGGCTCACCAGCCAACTGCAGCGGCGTAGTCGCGGTCACGGCGCACACCATCGGCGGCGACAACGCCAACTACGCCAACGTCGGCACCGGCACAACCCTCAGCGCGCCGGGCGGTGGCTCAGGCACGGTCATCGCGGGTAGCGGCATCAAAATCCGTTCAATCTCCAATGCCAGCCTAACCACCCCGGGCACTGACACCAATACGTATAAGAGCGAAATGGGCACCTCGATGGCCACGCCGCATGTGGCGGGCGTTGCCGCGCTGCTGCTGGCCTACAAACCCACTCTGAGCGTAAACGACATCAAAGCGATCCTGACGCAGTCGGCACGCCCCTTCCCGGCAGGAACCTACTGCGCACAGAATGTCGGGGCATGCGGGGCAGGCATGCTGGATGCGGGCGCCGCCATTGCCCTGGCGGTCGGCAACCCGACGGCGAGCGTATCGAGTTCGGCCAGTACCATCGTTGCCAACAATCCGGTAACCCTCACGGCCACCGTTGGCGCAGGCTTCGGCAATACGCTCTCCAGCGTTCAGTGGGCGCAAACCGCCGGGACAAGCACGAACGTCACCACGGCAGGCCCGGACGGTAACGGTAACTACACCGCCACGTTCACGCCGAGTAGCGCTGGCACGTACACCTTCACGGTAACCGTCACCAACAACGCGGGCGGCACGATAACCACCTCGGCTTCCGTGACGGTCACCGCGCCCCCGACCACCACCCCGGGGACCGGTACGGGCGGCACCCTGCCCTTCAGCGGCGGCACCAGCGGCACCGGCCCCCTGAACCAAAGCAGCGGCGGCGGCGGTGCATTGCCGCTGTGGCTGGCCGGCCTCCTGCTGGCGGGCGGCGTATTCGGCTTCGGCCGCGGTCGTCGCTCCTCGCGCACGCAGTAA
- the rrtA gene encoding rhombosortase, with protein MSGRLHAVHTWAACLGVAALSAAFSFVPWLHAVGLYQRDAVRAGQWWRLVTAMWVHLDMWHWLGDGMAAAGLILLLARVLLPQAIVGVLVACGVLVQIALLSQPGVQWYGGLSGALHGLAAWGGLRLLRPPAEVVEDTDDRFSRWIGLLLCVGVLVKVWLEQSWLSPIAYDPHWGFGVVRIAHAFGAASGLLIWVFGEWRAQGRRQTQG; from the coding sequence ATGAGCGGGCGTCTGCACGCGGTGCATACCTGGGCTGCGTGCCTGGGTGTGGCTGCGTTGTCGGCCGCGTTCTCGTTCGTGCCGTGGTTGCACGCGGTCGGGTTGTATCAGCGTGATGCGGTGCGTGCTGGGCAGTGGTGGCGCCTCGTTACCGCCATGTGGGTCCACCTCGATATGTGGCACTGGCTGGGCGACGGGATGGCGGCAGCGGGGCTGATCTTGCTGCTGGCGCGCGTGCTGCTGCCACAGGCCATCGTTGGCGTGCTGGTGGCGTGCGGTGTGCTGGTGCAGATTGCGTTGCTCAGTCAGCCGGGGGTGCAGTGGTACGGCGGGCTCTCGGGCGCATTGCACGGTCTTGCTGCCTGGGGTGGTCTGCGGCTGCTGCGGCCACCAGCGGAGGTGGTTGAAGACACCGACGACCGCTTCTCACGCTGGATCGGCTTGCTGCTGTGCGTGGGCGTGCTGGTGAAGGTGTGGCTCGAGCAATCGTGGCTGTCGCCCATCGCCTATGACCCGCACTGGGGGTTTGGCGTGGTGCGTATCGCACATGCCTTTGGTGCGGCGAGCGGATTGCTGATCTGGGTCTTCGGAGAATGGCGCGCCCAAGGCAGGAGACAGACGCAGGGCTGA